Part of the Poecilia reticulata strain Guanapo linkage group LG2, Guppy_female_1.0+MT, whole genome shotgun sequence genome is shown below.
aaaacaaatatatcgctgtactttacttatttactgtgtggctagctccctggctagctcactgtgtcttactctgcagttgtgcagtcataatatctgggaacatgagcgcccccagcggtgacgcaagagaactgcctgcctcacctcgagtYTGTTCTCTGCAGTTTcttatcgctcctccgcacacaaaacacgatacacacacagttggtgacaaaaaacactgtacattatatacataagcaaaatcatggaaaatcagtccatatattaaatgtttcttagccattttattgccggcgtacagacaggacgaacatgctgtcaaataatggcagccagtgcagttagcgagaagTTGCGCAATcgcaggtgaggctcagctcgctgctgcctcaccggcttcgcttctgagcatttgaatgggaaaatgcaaaaatccagcgattttgaagaaaaaMtaatcagaattggttaagctacgtaaaaaatagatactttatagtacaaaaccacagggtgaaaatagcaatataaatgattttatattatatattattttttcatgacGACAGGTGagccctgaccgcacgtcactgctCCAACACGACCTTCAGTCAACCTCTACAACCTCTACAACCTTTACAGCAGGAATAACTGACCaaatgaagtttgttttctgagTTAAATTAACTTAATGAACCTGGAACCCAACAGACTAGAGGAGTTTAATGACAACAGACTACCAAGGAACAATAGGCTGAAGATTTTCATGATTATTTAAGCAAAGAAATCAGAAGTTCTCCtacctgtaaagcacttttctCGTTGACATCAgagaggaggtcagaggtcatgtcTTTAAGATGGCCGCCCACACAGCCAGGGGAGTTTGTCATCTTCTTGCTGAAGCTTGACTGcctgtttctgcagctgtcAGAGTCTTTAGGTTCATCTTCTAGGAGAGTTGCATTGTCCTGCAAATTCTTCCCTTTGCTTCCACAGCTGGTCTTGGTGAGAAGGTCTTTGTCAACCTGTGGGGTCGGGTTACTGTGAACTCCATCGGCAGTGAAAAGATTTGGACCAGAAGAGCCTTCAGTGAAACTTCCAGATGAGGAGAGCCWGTGGTTACTGTTTGGKAACAACATGAGGCCATCTAAGGCGGCGTTCCCACAGGTTGGGCTGGTTTTTCCATAAGCCGGAGCCCTCAAGCTGAAACTGGGCCATGTAGCGTTGTGGTTTTCACCGTTATGAAATGAGTCAATGCTGTTTCCACAGCTTGAAACCACAGAGTTTCTATTTTCACCAGGAGAACAACTGAAAATTCTGGGTTCATTCACTGATACCTTCAAACCGACATTAGTGCCACTTGATCCCCCAACATTTGGACTTCTGTCTGTGATACATGTTGGTTCTTTGGGGTTGATGCTCGGATACAGTAAAAGCCGAGagtttgtgacattttcagttGGGAATCTGGGATTTAACACACTCCACGATGGGACCTGAGAACTGGAATCATTAGAAACCAGTCCTATACTGGTGGAACTTGGACTTTCTGACAGATCACCACCAACAAAAGCTGGAGTCTTTGGGCTGATGATTGTACGTTGTGATTCACCAGAACAACCTTCACCACCATTGGGAACCAATGAGATTGGATTTTCTGGAGGGCCTTGTTGAGGGCCATCACATTTACTTGAAGATTCAGGGTTTCCTTCTGTTGAAACAACTCCTGGTGTCACTGGGGCATCGCCACCAGACGCTTTAGAGTCTCTGGAGAACTGCCATGGGGACGTTCGGGCACACTGCATTGTCAGTTCTTCTGGGATGTCTGGAAATGGACTTTCTGGTTTCTCCTCTTCTGAGAGTCCTTGGCTACTACAAGGCAGCAGTGAAGCGGTAGAGCTGGATGGAGTCTGGGGTAGCGAGTTCAGACTCTGCTCTGCATTCTGGATCCAAGGACTTCCTTCTGGAAGCCAGGACTTCTTGCCTTTGAACTGGTTCCCTCCACCAGTTCCCTGTTTGTGGGGAACGTCCATCAGAGGGTTGCAGTTGTTGTCATTTTCCTCCTCACGTATCAAGTCAATGCAAACTACATCGTCCCTGGCAGCAGACGGGGGTTTGTCTGGAGCCGCTTTTAAAGCTGGTTTCATGGTTTTCTCAGACTCATCGTCATTCTTGTGACCACGGTTACCATCCTGCCTTTTCTGATTCATGAATTGTTCTTCATCTCTGATTTTACTATGGATTTTAGACAAATTATGATTTGGATCTTTGTTTTCGAGACCTGAACAGTTAGACATGGAGGCCATCTTATCTGAGCTCTGGTAAGGTAATATTCCATACGGGAGGCCATGTGACTGGTAAAAGTTGCTGTTGCCAAGCAAAAGTGGATGGGGGAACACATGGCCCTTAGTTGGCATTCGCTGCATTGACAGAGTCTCAGCGACAGAGTATGGGACGTAGCGGTTAGCATAACCTAAACTATGAGGTAGGTAAGAGTCTCTATAAATTTGGCTGGAGGAGTTTTTGTTTTCCGAGTTGAACTGTTGGTACTGTGACGGATCCAGTTGGCTCTCTTTAGAGTCGGGCTTTGAAGgatttttactctgttttctAGAGCAGGTTTCCCCTTTGTTGCCTTTTACAGAATCAGCAATAGAAACTTTGGGCCACTCAGGTTTTGATTTGGAGGCAGGATACTGTCCAGCAGAGGCCGTACTGGGAATACTGGTTACCTGTCCCGCAGATTCAGTTGGAACTGGAGATTCCTGCTGATTCTGAGTAGTGTCCACTGCACTGCTTGTAGTCTGGGAGCAAATGTTACGGTCAGTGATGACCCCAGAGGTCATTTCATGATCTGAGGTCTTGGTCAAAGAGCTGAAGGGTGGAGGTCGTCCCTCTTTAAGGTCTTGCTTCTGATTGGCTCCCACCCTGTAGTGAGATGGTTGTAAATATGCCAAACTGGTCACAGCTGCCGCTTTGGACGGGAATCCATTTGGGAATTCTTCCAACTCTTCAGCAGAATTTGCTTTTCCTTCCAGGTTTTTGGTAGCTTTCTGAGGTACGGCGGTGCCTGGTGACGTTTTTGCACGGGTTGAGTGAGTTTCAGCGTTACAGTTGGAGTCTTTGGTATTGCTGCTGCCTGAGTTGATGGAGCGGCTGCGTTGGGAGGCCAGGTAGAAGGGatgtgaagcaggaagtgaggGTGAGGTGGCCTTCTTGTAAAGATGCTTCTGAGGGTCTGCAGTGGACTGAGGAACTGAGGTGGGCGGTTGGGACACTGGAGGTGAGTTAACGTGAGCGCCACTGCTGACRGTGCTCTTGGTAGAGCCGGACAGACTCGGCTTTACTTCACGTTGACACTCAGAATGCTCCATCTGCATCTGGGGCTCCTGGCGAGTCTGAGAACCGGTGCTGAAAGCAGAAAGCTCCTGAGGCAACTGTGGTCCAAAGCCTTGCAAGGTCTTGTCCTGGCTGTGGGGCAGGGGTGAGAGGACGGGCCGGGTGAGGTTGACTGAGGACATCCTGATGGGAGGAACCAGTGAGGAGGCAATATGAGCAGGAGAGTAGGGAGATATGAAGAAAAGTCTTTCATCTCCAGGTGTGTTAGTTCCAGTTGCACATAAYGACTGATACGCCAGCTGCTGCTGGGTGAAGGGCGATGCAGACAAGATGGACGTCTTGTAYGCCATGTCCAGAAAGGGGTACATTGAAGCATCCATGTATGGGCTAATCCAAGGCAACCTGAGAAAGTTACCAGCACCGTTCAGACTTCGCTCTGACTGCTTCTCAACAGGCAGAGCCCGAGGATTCAACCCCAGGCCGTTACCTTCTGCAGCAGAGACAAGCAGAGGCTTCTGCAGCCCTGGAGCTGAGCTTTTATACAGTTCAGCACATCCATTGACAGACTTCTGGGTGTCCAGAAGTGGTACAGCAGGCTTATACAGGAGGTCATAACCAAGTCGCAGGGAGGCGCCAGGATCCTGGGGCTTCTGTGCAGAAAGGGGATGGATGCCCGGGTAGATGAGCCCTGCATGGGGGCGGATACTTTCCCCCACCAGAGCGTTTCGGTCAATGCTGAGGGCTGCTAGGGGGTTCATCTTGTGAGCTGTTCTGGCATCTACCTGAAACATGAAAAGGCAACATAAGCTGCATTcatcaacaaaattattttcagtgaaATCATTGGATAAATGATATCTTCTACTAGAACCTAGCAAGTTCAGAAAAGATGATAGTGGCAACACAAAGTTATGAGGCAATAACCGAAACATCTAACACTCATAGCAACGAGTAAAAGTaagcagacagaaaatggaCATTAGACACTAAGGTCATCACTGGATGGGTTTGGGTCTGAATGAAACTGATGGATTATAGGTGCTACAGAAGCCAAAAGGGCCCAATGATTTTCTATAAACAATGATTTTACACTTTAACATGAATAGAAACAAGTTTCAATACATGTAATGTACCAACACTGGTTTGTCCCTTTTTAAATCTTGGTTAACTCAAAACCAAAGAGGTTCAGAGAGTCAAAAGAACAGCTGATGATCAACAGTAACAACAAAGTCAGCAGAGTGAACGTAGGTCTACATGAATgtttcagcatttattcaaggtttttttttaaatctaataatTTTGTAGTCAGTAACATTTTTTGGAGTTGCACATCTTTCTGtcacatttgcacattttataaaactgcAGTGAATGATGCAATGTGTTCACACAGTAATGAATAAAAAGTCTTTCTATATTTCATGCACTGATGAAGGGAGGATGCTTCTGAAGGAAATTAACCAACAGCTCTCCAATTTCAGGTCAACGTCTGGTCAAACTAGTTCTATCAAACCCAGTCAGAAGGAGCTTTAACCTGAGCTGCAGTGATAAGAAATTCTGGCCCGGAAACGTCAGTGAGRCTGACCTTTCACCTCTCCATGCTGTGGACCCGACTACCTCTGGTTTCAGCTTCAGACGGGACCGTCTGCCTGGAGGACAACGCTCTGGCCACCGTGTCTGCAGCCGGacggaaaacacacaaacaagcagGTCAGAACCCAATAAAACCAGTTAGACTGGATTTAATTTGATCCGAgaagcaaatatatttaattatatataaagtcagatttaaaacaaatggtCAAATCTCATGAACCAAACCAACCTCTTTTAATAACTCATGGTCAACATTTTAATGGTCCAAATTAAAAGTCTCTGTTCTTTAAGTTACAGTACATAATTCAAAGagttcaaaacataaaatccctCCTGATGGAAATCGTTCTGTCCACTGTCCCAGCTCAGAACTGATGCTAAGAAAGAACCAGTTTACCCGAACCACGGTTAAAGGTCAGTAGGAAAACAAAGCTGCTAAGCAGGTGCTAGCAGCAGTTTAGCAMMAGAACCGATTTGGTAGAAAAACGGACAAAGTGTCCTGGAAGAACAGTGAGGATCACACGCTATGCTGATGATACTGTGATAAAATTTTCCAAAAGACAAATTAGTGACCTACAATAGGCTATGTATACAGTCATAGTGAAAATATCATAATATATTCTGCAATAATAAACacttatttaatcataaaagctgttttctaaaatataccCAGAAGACAAGATTTCTGAGtaacttttccttttctggCTTTTTTAACCAGAATTTCCCTTCATTTATCTGTAAAGAATGAATCTGTAGTGATATGAGGTATTTCTTACATACCAGTAAACATTATTTCCATCAACATTTTGTCCTGGTGCcataataaattcagttttatgtgGAATGAATTTCAGAAACCAGCCTGGTGACCAGTTTCAGCCGAAGTCTGAGgggaggttttgtttttctcttcaggtCAGATTTTCTCTGCTCAGTCTGGTGTGTGTGCTGCACATTCcagctgcaaacacacacacacacgaagaGCCTGGAAactgacgtgtgtgtgtgtgtgtgtgtgtgtgtgtgttggttttaTCGCCCAGCCGGAGGGCTGATAAGGCACGTCACCGCTTTTCCCGAGGAACTCATAATCCTACGGAGAGAAAACGTATCAGCGGCGCTCGGCGGATACACACAGCCGCCTGAAGGGCTGCCACACAcacttcctcacacacacacacacacactccctcacacacacactccctcacacacacacacagtaattGATGGCTGTTAGCAGGCTGGGATTTCAATAACAGCTCTTATCTGGCGGCTGCTGAAGGAcagccgtgtgtgtgtgctcacgTCCTCACACGCTTGTGTGAACACATTACAGAGCCATCAAAGACGGGACATTCCAGCCCGGCTGCAGAGTTCATGTCAGGGTTCAGGACGCCTGGAAACACAGGCTGATGATGGATGTCCTCRCAAACACACAYAGTCCTGCACGTTTTGCTCCAGCAGGTTTACAACCGAGGGGAAATAATCTGCAGTTTCCTGGAGGATTTTTCCTCCATGATGAGCTCTTTGTGCTCAGCATTTATTCGCCAGTGAACGTGAAATTTAAAATCTGCGCAGAGCTGAAACCGTTCCAGCCATTTCGTCTGGTTATTTAGAGGAAAAGCTACTAGTCACAAAAAGATTCATAAATGTTACAAACCCAGATGGGTGTGTGTCTGAAACATTCTGTAGTTTTCTGCTCATACAGGGACAAAGAAATACAGCGCACAGCTAACGCTACAGCTAACGCTACAGCGGCACCTCGGTGCAGTTCCTCTTCTAAACAGCAAGGGCACTCTTCAGGAAGTGACAAgttcataaaaaaagttttcctgagccttgttttttgtgttttttacgtCTAGCTGCTCGGTCAGCTTAACTGATGTTTACTGCTAATTAATAACggctaaaaaaaacttgatttttattttaaacatattaaattgATGTGACCTCGCTGCACGCTTTCAAACaatatctatatatttatttcacaatggTTACTTTTGAttccaaaacaaatcaacattttccTCCAGTAAACATTAGTGGCTGATCTGTTGTCATGAAAACCAGTCTGTCTTCTCTTAGCAACCATCATGGCAACCAATCTTTACAGTTTCCTACCAGCAACGTCTCTGCAACAAGCCAATAACCATCAGTAAAAACTCCAGTTCAGGTTTGGTTAACACCACAASCACAGATCAGTCCAACCCAAAGCAGTCCAATGGTGGACTAGGTTTGGACTAGACTGTTCAATCTCCTCAAAAACATATGTCCGTCTTCAGAAGCAGATCCTAACCCTAAAGCAGAGTTTCGTAACATCAGAACCTTCAGTTTTCTGACTTTAtggtttttacccagaaaggaGAATCAACTGAAGATGGAGTCCACTGGAGATGTCCAACTTCCAGAGACCAGTGGACACAGACACCAGAACCATGCAGGGACATTCAATCTGTTTTAATTG
Proteins encoded:
- the LOC108166968 gene encoding BCL-6 corepressor-like → MFELEDQEVRFGRRIRVHDGXLQVDARTAHKMNPLAALSIDRNALVGESIRPHAGLIYPGIHPLSAQKPQDPGASLRLGYDLLYKPAVPLLDTQKSVNGCAELYKSSAPGLQKPLLVSAAEGNGLGLNPRALPVEKQSERSLNGAGNFLRLPWISPYMDASMYPFLDMAYKTSILSASPFTQQQLAYQSLCATGTNTPGDERLFFISPYSPAHIASSLVPPIRMSSVNLTRPVLSPLPHSQDKTLQGFGPQLPQELSAFSTGSQTRQEPQMQMEHSECQREVKPSLSGSTKSTVSSGAHVNSPPVSQPPTSVPQSTADPQKHLYKKATSPSLPASHPFYLASQRSRSINSGSSNTKDSNCNAETHSTRAKTSPGTAVPQKATKNLEGKANSAEELEEFPNGFPSKAAAVTSLAYLQPSHYRVGANQKQDLKEGRPPPFSSLTKTSDHEMTSGVITDRNICSQTTSSAVDTTQNQQESPVPTESAGQVTSIPSTASAGQYPASKSKPEWPKVSIADSVKGNKGETCSRKQSKNPSKPDSKESQLDPSQYQQFNSENKNSSSQIYRDSYLPHSLGYANRYVPYSVAETLSMQRMPTKGHVFPHPLLLGNSNFYQSHGLPYGILPYQSSDKMASMSNCSGLENKDPNHNLSKIHSKIRDEEQFMNQKRQDGNRGHKNDDESEKTMKPALKAAPDKPPSAARDDVVCIDLIREEENDNNCNPLMDVPHKQGTGGGNQFKGKKSWLPEGSPWIQNAEQSLNSLPQTPSSSTASLLPCSSQGLSEEEKPESPFPDIPEELTMQCARTSPWQFSRDSKASGGDAPVTPGVVSTEGNPESSSKCDGPQQGPPENPISLVPNGGEGCSGESQRTIISPKTPAFVGGDLSESPSSTSIGLVSNDSSSQVPSWSVLNPRFPTENVTNSRLLLYPSINPKEPTCITDRSPNVGGSSGTNVGLKVSVNEPRIFSCSPGENRNSVVSSCGNSIDSFHNGENHNATWPSFSLRAPAYGKTSPTCGNAALDGLMLXPNSNHXLSSSGSFTEGSSGPNLFTADGVHSNPTPQVDKDLLTKTSCGSKGKNLQDNATLLEDEPKDSDSCRNRQSSFSKKMTNSPGCVGGHLKDMTSDLLSDVNEKSALQVH